GTGCCTGCTCGGGAGCCTTGGGTTCGACGCCGCCCACGGTGTCCTGACCGTACACGAAGTCCACCGGCGCGTGGCTCGCAGCAAAAGCCCAGGGCTCGGCCGTCACGCTCGCCAGGTCGTAGCCGACGCCGTCCGCCACCTTGATGGCCGAGAGGGTCAGACGGTACTTCTCGCCCTTCTTGAGCAAGGGGAGCACGTCGGGATCGGGCAGCGCGACCCGGGTGCCGGTCGAGAAGCTCTCCCAGACGGTCTGGGGCTCGTCACCCGAGGTCTCGAGACGCAGGCGATAGACCGAGACGTCGTCCACCGCATCCCACGAGACGAGCCCAGCGGACTCCTCGAACATATCGAGCTTGGGAGCGGGCGGGGCCTTGGGCAGGCCGATCTCGAGCTTGAGGTCGCTGGCGTTCAGGCGATGCTTGTGGGCGTAGACCACGTCACCCTTGCCGTCCGCGCCGCTCGCGATCAGCTGGTAGGTCTGGCCCTCGGCGAGCGCGGGCAGCGAGAAGCGGAAGTAGCCTTCCTTGTCGGGGGTGCGGGTCAAGAGGGGCACCGCGCCGTTGTCGGTCACCAGCTGCACGGAGACCTGGCGGGGCTTGAGCTCCTTGACGGTCGAAGTCACCTTGCCCGAGAGGATGACGGGGTTGCTCACGGCGCGCAGGACGAACTGCGGCGAGGGGGTCTTCTTGTCCTTGCCGACGGCGATGGGCACCTCGGGCTGCACCGCCCAGGCCTTGATCTCACCGGCGTCGCCCACGAAGGCCGCCACGGGGGTACGACCCGCGCGCAGGTCCTTGAGCACGAAGGTGCCGTCCGACTTGACGTCGGTCGAGTCCCCGATGGTCAGGCCGGGGATCACGCCCGCCACGACGTGAGCGCCCTCGGCGGGCTTGTCGGCGGCGGTCTTGACCGAGCCTGCGACCTCATGGCCGGCGGGCTGCTTGTGGGGGGTGAGGGCCAGGTTCAGCTGGTTGGGGCGGTTGCCGACGATGGTCAGCGCCTGGTAGCCGGGCGCGTAGGCCGTGACCATGTAGGTCCCGGGCGGAATGTCCTTGATCTCGAACTGGCCCTTGTCGTCCACCGAGACCTTCTTGGGGGCCTTGGGGTCGTCGGGCTTGGGGGCGGGGCGCTTGGGGGCGGTGGCGCCCTGGCGGCCGGCATTGGTTGGCGCCTGCGGGGTCGCGGTCGGCGCCGGGCTCGGGGTCAGTTCGGGGGCGGGGGTCGCCGAGGCGGACGCAGAGCCGGTCGCCACGGGCGAGGGCAGGCTGTCGCTGGTCAGCGCCTGGAACACCACCACGGCCTTGGGAACGGCGTCGCCGGTGCGGGCGTCCGCGATGGCCCCCTTGACGGTGATCTTCTCGCTACCGGCCTCGGGGCGCGCCGGGGCGTTCGCGCCGGTCGCGGCGGGCATGCCCGGGTTGGTCGAGCCGGGGCTCGCGGGGTTGCTGCCGGAGCAAGCCGAAACGAGGAGCGTCCCTGCCAAGACCAGGGGGAGCCAGCGGAAAGGTCCCATCGAAAAGCCTCCAAAGCGCGGCGTCAACGTGAGGGGATGATGCGCCCGAGGCGATCGCGCGCGATCGGCCCTCCGAGCGGAGCCCGAATCAAAGCCCGATTATTCTACCGGATCGTGCCCAGAGGGGCAACGCTAGGGGCTAGCCGACGGCAGCGGCGGCCCGCTTGGTTTCCGCCAGGGCGTTGCCCGCATGGCGGATGGGCTCGGGCATGCGATAGCCCTGGCAGCACTCGCGCACCAGGCGCGCGGCGGTCTCGCGGCTGACGCGGTAACCGGCCGAGATGAAGAGGGGGGCGACCCGGTTCTTGGAGCGGTAGACCGTCCCGATGATCTCGCCCTGCCAGACCAGCGAAGACGAGGAGCCGGCGTTGACCTCGGGCTCCACAAAGGAGCCGACCGAGGTGGCCTTGGCGCAGCCGACGGTCGGCAGGCCCATCACCACGCCCACGTGCGAGGCAACACCCAGGCCCTTGGCGTGAGCGATGCCGGGGCCCTCGATCAGGACCATGTCGGGCCGGCGCGAGAGGGTCTCGAGCGCCGCGACGATGGCCGGGGCCTCGCGGAAGGAAAGCAGCTCGGCGATGAAGGGGAACTTGGTCTGGTACTCGATCACCCGCTTCTCCACCAGCTGGAGCTCGGGGTAGGTCAGCAAGGAGACGCCCACCGTGAGGGTGTCGTTGAAGCGGCTATGCGCGACCTCGACCCCCGCGATCAGCGCGATGTCGCCGAAGTCGTCCTGGGTCACGATTTCCTGGCTGAGGGCCTGCTGGAGCTGCTGCGCCTCGTAGGGCGGGAGGTCCCAACGGTGTGACTGGTGTAGTTCGACGGACAACAGCGTGACTCCTGGTCGTGATGGTTGGTGCGAGCGCCGTTTCACCCTACCGCCAGGAGCCCAAACGGGCCTCCAGCGGGTTTGAGGCGCGTTGCGCTATCATAACCCGCTGCCAGAAGGCCCGTTTGGTTTGTTAATAATACTTATATGCCTGCTTAGGCCGGCTGCTTCTTGCGCCCGGCGCGGGCCTTGGGGGTGGGCGAGGCCGCGGCGATCACGGCGTCGAGACCCTCGGGCAAGAGCTTGCGCAGGAAGCGTCCCGTGTGGGAGGCCTCGCAGGCGGCGATCGCCTCGGGAGGCCCCTCGGCGACGATGGTGCCGCCCCGGTCGCCGCCCTCGGGCCCCAGGTCGATCACGTGGTCGCTGGTCTTGATCACGTCCAGGTTGTGCTCGATGGTGAGCACCGTGTTGCCCGCTTCCACCAGGCGGTTGAGCACCCCCAGCAGCTTCTCCACGTCGTAGAAGTGCAGGCCCGTGGTGGGCTCGTCCAGGAGGTAGAGGGTGCGGCCGGTGCTGCGGCGGCTCAGCTCGGTGGCGAGCTTGACCCGCTGGGCCTCGCCCCCCGAGAGGGTGGTGGCGGGCTGGCCGAGCTGGATGTAGTCCAGGCCCACGTCGGCGAGGGTCTGGAGCTTGGTGAGGGCCCGCGGGATACTCCGGAAGAACTCGACGGCCTCGCCGACGGTCATGCCGAGGACCTCGGCGATGTTCTTGCCCTTGAAGCGGACCTCGAGGGTCTCGCGGTTGTAGCGCTTGCCCTTGCAGACCTCGCACGGCACGTAGACGTCGGGCAGGAAGTGCATCTCGATGACGTTCATGCCCTCGCCCTTGCAGGCCTCGCAGCGACCGCCCTTGACGTTGAACGAGAAGCGCCCGTTCTGGTAGCCCCGGGCCTTGGCCTCGTTGGTCTGGGCGAAGACCTCGCGCACGATGTCGAAGAGGCCGGTGTAGGTGGCCGCGTTGGAGCGCGGCGTGCGCCCGATCGGCGACTGGTCGATGACGATGGCCTTGTCGATGTGCTCCAGGCCCTCGACGGCCTTGAGGCCCTTGGGGAAGGCGCGCTTGGAGAGGGTGTGCTCGATGGCCCCCATCAGGACCTCGTTGATGAGCGTCGACTTGCCGGACCCGGACACGCCCGTCACCGAGACGAACTTGCCGAGCGGGATCTCGACGCTCACGTTCTGGAGGTTGTTGAGGTGGGCGCCCTTCAGGCGGATGGCCTTGCCGTTGCCCTCCCTGCGCACGAGCGGCACCGTGATGGCGCGATCGCCCCTCAGGTACTGGGCCGTCAGGCTCTCCTCGACGGCCATGACCTCTTCGAGGGTGCCGTCGGCGACGATGCGGCCCCCGTGCACCCCGGCGTTGGGGCCCACGTCCACCAGGTAGTCGGCCGCCCGGATGGTGTCCTCGTCGTGCTCGACCACGATCAGGGTGTTGCCCAGGTTGCGCAGCCGTTCGAGGGTGCCCAGGAGGCGCTCGTTGTCCCGCTGGTGCAGGCCGATCGAGGGCTCGTCCAGGATGTAGAGGACCCCCGTCAGGCCCGACCCGATCTGGGTCGCGAGACGGATGCGCTGGGCCTCGCCCCCCGACAGGGTGTTGGCGGTGCGGTCCAGGGTGAGGTAGTCAAGGCCCACGTCCAACAGGAACTGCAGGCGCGCGTTGATCTCTTTGAGGATCTGCTGGGCGATGATCGCCTGGCGCTCGGTGAGGACGAGGCCCGTCACGAAGGCCTGGGCTCGGCCGATCGAGAGGGACGTGACGGCTGCGATCGAGCGATCGCCCACCGTGACGGCGAGGGCCTCGGGGCGCAGGCGCTTGCCCTCGCAGCCCTCGCAGGGCCGCATGGTCATGTACGCCTCGGTCTCCTCCTTGAACTTGTCGGAGGTCGACTCGGCGTAGCGCCGGGCGAGCTGCGGGATCACCCCTTCGTAGCGGGTGGTGTAGCCCCACTCGCCGGGCCGGAACCACGACTCCTGGTCGATGTGGATCGCATCGTCCGAGCCGTAGAGCACCGTCTTCTGGACCACCGGGCTCAGCTCCTCCCAGGGGGTCTTGAGGTCGAAGCCCTTG
Above is a window of bacterium DNA encoding:
- the nfi gene encoding deoxyribonuclease V (cleaves DNA at apurinic or apyrimidinic sites) translates to MSVELHQSHRWDLPPYEAQQLQQALSQEIVTQDDFGDIALIAGVEVAHSRFNDTLTVGVSLLTYPELQLVEKRVIEYQTKFPFIAELLSFREAPAIVAALETLSRRPDMVLIEGPGIAHAKGLGVASHVGVVMGLPTVGCAKATSVGSFVEPEVNAGSSSSLVWQGEIIGTVYRSKNRVAPLFISAGYRVSRETAARLVRECCQGYRMPEPIRHAGNALAETKRAAAAVG
- the uvrA gene encoding excinuclease ABC subunit UvrA; this encodes MSNASQQQDVLRVRGAREHNLKNIDLTVPRNRLVVFTGVSGSGKSSLAFDTIFAEGQRRYVESLSSYARQFLGQMDKPDVDYIEGLSPAISIDQKSTSHNPRSTVGTVTEIYDYLRLLFARVGTPHCHKCGQTINPQTVEQIVDQVLAWPEGTRFQVLAPIARGRKGEFKKELEAARKEGFVRARIDGEVRDLVEDIALDKQKKHDVAIVIDRLIVKADIQSRLADSVATALKKGEGLVIVQNLGTREAPSEADVLFSEHFACSDCGVSLSEVAPRLFSFNSPFGACQTCLGLGSKQELDPHRVVPDPHKSLAEGAIAPWHRTGNPYYQQLLSALSKAKGFDLKTPWEELSPVVQKTVLYGSDDAIHIDQESWFRPGEWGYTTRYEGVIPQLARRYAESTSDKFKEETEAYMTMRPCEGCEGKRLRPEALAVTVGDRSIAAVTSLSIGRAQAFVTGLVLTERQAIIAQQILKEINARLQFLLDVGLDYLTLDRTANTLSGGEAQRIRLATQIGSGLTGVLYILDEPSIGLHQRDNERLLGTLERLRNLGNTLIVVEHDEDTIRAADYLVDVGPNAGVHGGRIVADGTLEEVMAVEESLTAQYLRGDRAITVPLVRREGNGKAIRLKGAHLNNLQNVSVEIPLGKFVSVTGVSGSGKSTLINEVLMGAIEHTLSKRAFPKGLKAVEGLEHIDKAIVIDQSPIGRTPRSNAATYTGLFDIVREVFAQTNEAKARGYQNGRFSFNVKGGRCEACKGEGMNVIEMHFLPDVYVPCEVCKGKRYNRETLEVRFKGKNIAEVLGMTVGEAVEFFRSIPRALTKLQTLADVGLDYIQLGQPATTLSGGEAQRVKLATELSRRSTGRTLYLLDEPTTGLHFYDVEKLLGVLNRLVEAGNTVLTIEHNLDVIKTSDHVIDLGPEGGDRGGTIVAEGPPEAIAACEASHTGRFLRKLLPEGLDAVIAAASPTPKARAGRKKQPA